ACGAGAGTACCGGCGAAGCGGCCTGGAATGAGCTTGGCTGGGACGAAACCGCCGACGAGTCAACGGACGAGGCCGCTGATGAATTCGCCGACGAGGCAACGGACGAGGCCGCTGATCAATTCGCCGACGAGGCAACGGACGAGGCCGCTGATCAATTCGCCGACGGCGCCGGGGAACTGGGCGGTCAGGCGCAGGAAAACGGCGAGGTTGAGGAATCCGAACTTGCCTCAATGCTCGCAGCAGAGCCGCTGCTGACAGGCCAGCATCATGAGGGATTCGAAACCGGACTTGTACTGGTCCCGAGCCCCGGCAATCAAGGGAAGGGGGAAGAGCATTGGGACCCGCACAACACCGGAGTCCCCATTTACGCGACCGGCGCCGGCGTCCGGAAGGAAAAGCTCTCCAGGAACTTCACCGTGGGCGAACTCGCCTCCAGCGGGGGCCGGGCCGATGACCGGGCGAGGATTTCCGCGGAGCTTGTGACAGCGCTCCAGGCCATCCGTGACCGGGCGGCCCGGCCAGTTAAGATCACATCGGGATACCGTTCCTGGGCCCGGAACGTTGCGGTCTACCGCAGAGCTGGGAAGAGCCCAACGCTCAGCCGCCACTGCAGCGGCCAAGCGGCGGACATCAAGATCGCCGGCCTGAACGGAATGCAGATCGCGAAGCTGGCGCTCGACGCCTGCGGTGAAGGAATCGGCGTCGGCATCGGCGGGAACTTCGCGCACGTTGACGTGCGCGGCTCCTGGGCCAAATGGACTTACTTCAGCGGCGACAAGAACCGCAAGGCGCTCGCGGAAATCGAAAGCTACAGGCGGCACCGGAAATCCGCACCGCCGCGGCCACTACCGCCAGTCCATCCGGGAACCGCATCAGATGTGGCGGCCGGCAGGCTGGTCGTTAATGAGTTGCCCCTACTGGCATCACACGCGGGCACGCATCCCGATCTTGTGCTGAAGTGGAATGCCATGACCCGCCCGTCCGTCGTCGACGTGGTAGTGCACCTGCATGGGCACACGCCCAGCGGATATGCCCTGAACATCGCGAAGGAGAAGGAGCCGTTCAGCGGGCTGGACATCGCAAACCCGGAGCAGCCGGGCGGACCTGCCCGGACCCGACCGACGCTCTTGGTGTTGCCGCGCGGCAACCACGCCCCCCGGACCAAGGCCGGGCACAACAACCAGCGCTATACCTTTCCGGCGCTGACCCAAGCGGGTGGGCTCCAAGCCCTTGTAGCGGCCGCCCTTGAGAGATTCACCGCGAGCACGGGCGCCACGGTGGCGGTGGACAGGCTGATCCTTACGGCGCATTCCGGCGGCGGGGCGGCGCTGATGTCAATCCTTGACCACAACAACCCGCACGAGATTTACACGTTCGATGCCCTCTACACCGACCCGGCACGGTTGATCGGCTGGGCCCAGCGCCGAATGGCGGCCGGAACGGGCGCCCTCCGTGTTATCTACCGGCCAGGGGAGCAAACGGCCCGACACAGCGAGGCCGTGCACGCAGCCCTTCGGAATACCGCCTCGCCCAGCTTCCGGGTCGAAGGCACCAGGGTCAGCCATGGCAACATTCCCCGCCATTTCGGCTGGAGATTCCTGGTGGATCCGTCCGCTGATGTACCGGACGTTGTGAAGCTGGCGGCGGGCAGCATCCTCCCGGAAGCGCCCGCCGCCGAATGGACAACGGTCGGGGAGAGGGACGAAGCCGCGTTCACGGATGAATCAGCGTATCTGGACGAGGCGCTTTACGCGGACGAGGGCGCTGAAGTTGAAGAAATGCAGTCGCTGCCGGCGATGGAGGCAGTGGAGGGAGCCGAATCGGTGGAGGCATCGGAGTCCTTTGACGAAGCGGGTCCTTTCGCACTGGAGGCTGCACCCTTCGCTTTATTGGAGGCGCCCTCACCCCGGGCTCCGGTATGTGGCGCGCTGCGGGGCGACGAACCCAAGTTTCGGCTAGGCGGTGCATCAACGAAGGAGGGGGTGGCAGAACCCCGGACCACCCAGGACCCGCGCGTCTACGGAGTTCAACTCTGGGACTACAAGGTCAATGACTATGCCTTGCGCGCCAGGCACCTTCAGGCTCTGCAAATCCTGGTGGCAAAGATCGCCGCCGATGTTCGCTCGGGCCGCTTCTCCGACGCCGGGTGGAAAATCAGCGTCGATGGTTTTGCCTCGAGAACGGGCAACGTTGATCACAACCTGAGTCTTTCGTTTTGGCGGATGACGACGGTGGCGCGTTGCCTGGAATGTCTGCTGGCCGCGGCCGGCATTCCGCCGGGACGAGTGACCATGGGGGACCAGCGCGGGTTGGGTTTCCAAGACGCGGTCCCCAACGTCGAGGACCCGCGCAGGCGCCTTGTGCAGGTATCAGTTCACCCGCCGGGGCTCAGGCCCCCGCCCGTGCGGCCATCGTCGGATCGTTTCGAGATCTGTTTCACCTCGCTGAAGAACCAGGTCCAGTCCCTGCCGATACCCGGAACGGCGGGTATGCTCGGTGTCGCTCGAACCACCGCAGCGTACCGGATACGTGATATCCAGACCCGCCAGGTACAGGCATACAGCTATACGGGACTCGGATTTATGCTGCAGGTTCCGGTGGACAAAATCATCCCCGCAGGGGTCAAAAAGCGCCTACCCAAACCGTTGCTGGATATGATCGGAAAGCTCCTGGCCAAGGTGGTACCCGGCGGGGGCAAACCCGGGACGGGCACCTGTACGCCTTTTGGCGTGTTCGTCTTTCCGACGCCGGACCCGGTACGCATTCCTGGCCCCGTTATCGGCGTTCGTTCGTTCGCCGGCGACGCCGACCTGATGGTACCGGCACCGGGACTGGGGAACGTGCAGATCCGGTTCAACAATTCGATCTTTCGTCTGCACAGCAAGGCCCTCGTCAATCCGGACCCGCTTGAGGTCAACGTATCGCGGGCGCTCTCCGCCAAGGCGATTATTGGCACACAGGGCACCGCCACGATGGTCGGCCCGGTCTCTCACGAGGACAGCAGCGAGATGGAGGCAGGGCTGGACGTTGCCGAAGGCATCTTCGCGGAACACTAGATACTCCGCTCGTTCCGCAACGCACGGCGGGCGGAACATTGGATCTGAAGCGCACGCAGCAGTGGTTCCGAGCGTGGGCTAACCGGCCAGCAGCTCCGCCAGGTAGTGGAACTGGGCAACCCAGTGGTGTTCCTGGCCTCCCTCGTGGTTGTTGAACCGGTAGACCTCGATCGACTTAGCGGGAGCGGCCTGCGGGGCGTCCGCCGGCCCGGTGCCATAAGCGTTGTATGCGGCGAAGACGGTGGATGGCGGGCAGGTATGGTCCATTAGCGCAACGGAGAACAGGGCAGGCGCCGTGGCGCGCCGGCCCAGGTGTACACCGTCGAAGTAACCCAGGACCCCGAGTGCCGGCTCGTAATGGTCACGATGGCGGGCCAGGAAATTCGCAATTTCCGGGTACGGGCCGCGCGGGGCGATGTCGATGGCGCGGGGAAAATCCTGCAGGAACGGGACGTCGGCCATGGTGCACAGAATGCCGTGAAGGCGTCAACGAAAACGCGGCGGTAGTAGTAGTCTTCCTTGGCTGAAATGCCACGCGTCATCAGCCCGGCGTAGGACACCTTCCCGGCGGAGGGATGCGGATCTGCTGTCGCACCAAGGGTGCCGCCGTACCCCTGGCTGCGGGTGTCCATAATGAAGTGCGCGTAGCCTGCCTGCGCCCATTTTGTGTCCTGCTGGACCAGGCAGGCCGCGCCCACCCGAATAGCCGACATACTGCACCACCACGGGCAGCTCCTGTCCGGCGCCGCGGTTGGCCGGCAGATGCAGCCAGCCTTTGATCCGATCCCCGCCATAGCCCGCGAACGTGACATCGAAACTGTCAATGACACTCAGCAGGTTCCCCACCGGGGTGAATTCGGCGTCGAGCGGGAACTCCCGGGCGTCGGCAATGGTTCGGTTCCAGAAATCGTCGAAGTCTTCCGGCTCCACTGCTGATGAGGTGTAGCTGCGCAGCTGGTCCCAGCCGGGGGTGGCTACAAAGTGGGCGCTGTACTGAAATTTACTTGTAGGCCAGCCCATCTTCGCCCAGGGTGTACTTGAAGCGTCAGGTAAATCACCCGCCGCTCCCGCCCTGACCGCCAAGGACCTGCCGGCCAGGGCAGGAACCGCATCGTTCAGAACTCCTGGCAGATGGGTCAATTCACTGTTTTTGTCCCCGAGATAAGTAACGGGTTGGTGACGGTTCCCGGGTGACCCATCCGGGGTGGGGGGTGTTCCCGAAGTACTCCTGACAGACCAAGCCGGACCCGCTGGATTCATTGTCAGGACCGCACCGCTTACGGTGTGGCCGCGGGAACGGATACATCCACTGAACTACTTTCAAGGAGCATTCCCATGCGCACATCGATCAAGACTTTCGCCGGTATCGCCGCGGCCGGTTCGCTGATGTTCTCCCTGGCTGCCTGCAGCCCGGCCAGTAACACCTCCGCCGCTCCGGCGTCCTCCTCGGCCTCGATGTCCGCCGAGGCGCCCAAGGCGCTGGCCTCCATCCCGGCCCTGACCGGGACCTCCACCGCCGTGAAGCTCGATGCCTCCTTCGCCAAGGCCCTTGAGACCCTGAAGCTGACCCCGGGCACCGTCGGGACCGCGGCACTGACCGATGGTTCGCTGATCTTCCCGATCACCGGCGGCAAGGTCGATTACTACGACCCGGCCAAGGACTACCGCCCGTTCGTCCAGGGCCTGATCAGCCACGCCGGTTCCGGGTTCTCCCTGACCGCCGGAGACACCAAGGTTGACCTGACCAACTTCACCATCGACCCGGGCACCTCCAAGCTCTACGGCGACGTCGCGGTCAACGGCACCACCGCCGCGAAGCAGGCCTACATCTTCAACCTCGACGGCTCCACCCTCAAGCCCCTCGCCAAGGCCGGCGACACCGCCGTCCTGGAAGGCACCCGGGTGCTGATCTCCGACACCGCCGCCGGCCTGCTGAACAAAACCTTCAAGACCGACGCCGTGAAAGCCGACATGCTCGTCGGCATCGCCAAAATCACCGTCAACACCAAGTAACACCCACCCGCAAAAGCCGGACGCCACGGACCCCAGGGTCTGTGGCGTTTCGGTTCCAGGAAAGGGCGGCCCTGGCGGCCACGGAACGGTTAAAGGGATCAGATATGCAAAAGCCTGACGGGCAGAAGCTCACCGAGGCGCTGGCGGCAAAGTTTGCCTCGCCCACACGCAGCACACGCCTGACCGTTGTTCTGGGCCGCTGGCTCGGGATTACCTTCACCGTTTGCTTCCTCACCGGCCTCTTCAGCCACGGACTCCAAAATCCGCCGGCGTGGATGTTCTTTCCTACCAGCCCGGTATGGATCTACCAGCTCACCCAGGGACTGCACGTAACGTCAGGGATTGCCGCGATTCCGCTGCTGCTGGCAAAACTGTGGTCGGTCTTCCCCGAGCTGCTGGCTTGGCCCCCGGTGAAGTCGGTGGTGCACGGCCTTGAACGGGCCTCCATTGCCCTATTTGTCGCGTCCTCGCTGGTGCAGCTGGCCACCGGGCTGATCAATACATACAAATGGTATCCGTGGCCGTTCCCGTTCCGGGAGACACACTACTGGCTGGCATGGGTCATCTGGGGCTCGCTCCTGCTGCACATTGCCCTCAAGCTCCCGGTCATCGCCGCCCACTGGCGCAGCAAGCGTGCGCAAGAGACCGCCGTCGTGGAATCGGCTGCACCCGCCGTCGCTGGAGTCTTGGAGTCAACTCCCGAGCCCGGCACATCCGGACCGGGCCGCTGGACCCGGCGTGCATTCCTCACTGCTGTTACCGGCGCGACCGGAGCCGTGGTGGTTACAACGGCGGGACAGTCCTTTTCCTGGCTGGCACCAGCGAACTTCTTTGCCCCGCGCAAAATGGGTACCGGCCCCCAAGGCGTGCCCGTGAATCGAACTGCCGGCGATGCCAAGGTCGCCGGCCTGGCGATGTCCCCGAAGTGGGCGCTGATGGTCAAGTCTGCTGATTCCACACGTTCCTTCACCCTCGATGAGCTTAGGGCGATGCCCCAGCACACCCACGAGTTGCCCATCGCATGTGTGGAGGGGTGGAGTCAGTTGGCCCAGTGGCGGGGCGTGCGCGTCCAGGACCTGGTAGCGGCCGTCGGCGCCCCCGCGGGATCCCGGCTTCGGTTCACCAGCCTGGAGCCGGAGGGCGCCTACCGCACCATGACCATGCCTGCCGAGTACACGCAGGACGAGAAGACCTTGGTGGCCCTGGAGCTGAATGGGTCCGTGCTTGACCTGGACCATGGCTATCCCGCCAGAATCATCGCCCCCGGCCGTCCCGGAGTCCTGCAGACCAAGTGGCTGCAGAGTATGGAGATCCTGTGAAACGTGCAACTGCTTTCAAAACCGTCCGGGCCGGGCTGGGCATGGCGGGCTTGGGCATCATTGCCTACGGGCTGCTGGGGCTGCCAACCCAGCTGGGTCCGGCGCAGCTGGTCGGCCTGCTGACGTGGATGGCCG
This genomic window from Arthrobacter sp. EM1 contains:
- a CDS encoding D-Ala-D-Ala carboxypeptidase family metallohydrolase, whose protein sequence is MEKLEMSSIFAPPAHLVPDVGTESWPTPSVFSLPDGGSETSWDETTDEYADEYAGQTEWNESTGEAAWNELGWDETADESTDEAADEFADEATDEAADQFADEATDEAADQFADGAGELGGQAQENGEVEESELASMLAAEPLLTGQHHEGFETGLVLVPSPGNQGKGEEHWDPHNTGVPIYATGAGVRKEKLSRNFTVGELASSGGRADDRARISAELVTALQAIRDRAARPVKITSGYRSWARNVAVYRRAGKSPTLSRHCSGQAADIKIAGLNGMQIAKLALDACGEGIGVGIGGNFAHVDVRGSWAKWTYFSGDKNRKALAEIESYRRHRKSAPPRPLPPVHPGTASDVAAGRLVVNELPLLASHAGTHPDLVLKWNAMTRPSVVDVVVHLHGHTPSGYALNIAKEKEPFSGLDIANPEQPGGPARTRPTLLVLPRGNHAPRTKAGHNNQRYTFPALTQAGGLQALVAAALERFTASTGATVAVDRLILTAHSGGGAALMSILDHNNPHEIYTFDALYTDPARLIGWAQRRMAAGTGALRVIYRPGEQTARHSEAVHAALRNTASPSFRVEGTRVSHGNIPRHFGWRFLVDPSADVPDVVKLAAGSILPEAPAAEWTTVGERDEAAFTDESAYLDEALYADEGAEVEEMQSLPAMEAVEGAESVEASESFDEAGPFALEAAPFALLEAPSPRAPVCGALRGDEPKFRLGGASTKEGVAEPRTTQDPRVYGVQLWDYKVNDYALRARHLQALQILVAKIAADVRSGRFSDAGWKISVDGFASRTGNVDHNLSLSFWRMTTVARCLECLLAAAGIPPGRVTMGDQRGLGFQDAVPNVEDPRRRLVQVSVHPPGLRPPPVRPSSDRFEICFTSLKNQVQSLPIPGTAGMLGVARTTAAYRIRDIQTRQVQAYSYTGLGFMLQVPVDKIIPAGVKKRLPKPLLDMIGKLLAKVVPGGGKPGTGTCTPFGVFVFPTPDPVRIPGPVIGVRSFAGDADLMVPAPGLGNVQIRFNNSIFRLHSKALVNPDPLEVNVSRALSAKAIIGTQGTATMVGPVSHEDSSEMEAGLDVAEGIFAEH
- a CDS encoding molybdopterin-dependent oxidoreductase; amino-acid sequence: MQKPDGQKLTEALAAKFASPTRSTRLTVVLGRWLGITFTVCFLTGLFSHGLQNPPAWMFFPTSPVWIYQLTQGLHVTSGIAAIPLLLAKLWSVFPELLAWPPVKSVVHGLERASIALFVASSLVQLATGLINTYKWYPWPFPFRETHYWLAWVIWGSLLLHIALKLPVIAAHWRSKRAQETAVVESAAPAVAGVLESTPEPGTSGPGRWTRRAFLTAVTGATGAVVVTTAGQSFSWLAPANFFAPRKMGTGPQGVPVNRTAGDAKVAGLAMSPKWALMVKSADSTRSFTLDELRAMPQHTHELPIACVEGWSQLAQWRGVRVQDLVAAVGAPAGSRLRFTSLEPEGAYRTMTMPAEYTQDEKTLVALELNGSVLDLDHGYPARIIAPGRPGVLQTKWLQSMEIL